A region of Pleionea litopenaei DNA encodes the following proteins:
- the dnaE gene encoding DNA polymerase III subunit alpha: MSSFVHLRVHTEYSMSNGLCRIKPLIKATAELQQPAIALTDQNNICGLVRFYSEAQANGIKPIIGCDVWMESTELSNDLCRLVLLCMTDEGYTNLKRLVSEAYTTNQHRGKPVIKREWFERWNQGLIVLSGGREGDVGKALLAGNMDLAAQLLGFWNTFFHNRYYLELQRTGRENEEDYIHAAVGLALGSGTPVVATNDVNFLTQDDFISHEARVCIGMGRVLEDPDRPRNYSDQQYLKSAEEMIELFSDIPEAIENTLEIAKRCSVELKLGTYYLPKFPTGEMDEAEYLCKVSREGLEERLQVLLDPSADDFSEQRKPYDERLEIELNVINQMGFPGYFLIVADFIQWAKDNDVPVGPGRGSGAGSLVAYALKITDLDPLAYDLLFERFLNPERVSMPDFDVDFCMDGRDRVIDYVAETYGRDAVSQIITFGTMAAKAVVRDVARVLGKPYGLADRLSKLIPPTPGMTLAKALVESPELVDAIEQDEEAQEIWEMAKSLEGVVRQAGKHAGGVVISPTTLTDFTAIYCDEDYSGLVAQFDKDDVEKAGLVKFDFLGLKTLTIVDWAMVIVNRLRAGEGKEPLDINHIPLDDKATFDLLKASDTTAVFQLESQGMKNLIDRLQPSNFEDIIALVALFRPGPLQSGMVDDFINRKHGRAEVSYPHPDYQHESLQPILEPTYGVIVYQEQVMQIAQVLAGYSLGGADLLRRAMGKKKPEEMAKQRTFFADGAEKLGIDPDLAMNIFDLVEKFAGYGFNKSHSAAYALVAYQTAFLKAHYPAAFMAAVMSADMDNTDKVVTFVDDCLHHDIKIMPPDVNQGEYKFTVTDENTIIYGIGAIKGVGEGAIESFVNERKENGPFTDLFDFCRRVDLRKVNRRTIENLIKAGALDQLGPNRSVLMASLDEAIKAADQQNKAAAIGQDDLFGEAFIADATTGELNWAKVRPWPEDLVLQGEKETLGLYLTGHPIERYLPELKSFVPNRINQLQPTRRGENVKASGLIIDVMVRTNKKGDRFAIVTIDDKSGRITLFVGANIYEQYKEVIKNDNIIIAEGDVKFDDFSGGLRINTVSLLDFVSAREQYAKSLTVELKDESVASSIADQLMRYIKPCLNGNTPLRFKYHFNGHTAHINLGDDWRIQPTDDLIYQLEGIEGCEKVSLDY, translated from the coding sequence ATGTCGTCATTTGTGCATTTGCGCGTACATACTGAATATTCCATGAGCAATGGTTTGTGCCGGATAAAGCCGTTAATAAAAGCCACGGCAGAACTGCAACAGCCAGCAATTGCTTTGACCGATCAAAATAATATCTGTGGGTTAGTTCGGTTTTACAGTGAGGCCCAAGCGAACGGCATAAAGCCTATTATTGGTTGTGATGTGTGGATGGAGTCGACCGAACTTAGCAATGACCTGTGTCGCTTGGTTCTGTTATGCATGACGGATGAAGGATACACCAATCTTAAACGGTTGGTCTCCGAAGCTTATACGACGAATCAACATCGTGGTAAACCTGTCATCAAACGAGAGTGGTTTGAGCGTTGGAACCAAGGCCTAATCGTTTTATCGGGTGGCAGAGAAGGCGACGTAGGTAAAGCGTTGCTCGCCGGAAATATGGATTTGGCAGCTCAACTTCTTGGGTTTTGGAATACTTTCTTTCATAACCGCTATTACCTCGAGTTGCAGCGGACGGGTCGTGAGAACGAAGAAGACTATATTCATGCAGCGGTCGGACTTGCACTCGGATCAGGGACGCCGGTGGTTGCTACGAACGATGTGAACTTCTTAACACAAGACGATTTTATTTCACATGAAGCACGTGTGTGTATCGGAATGGGACGAGTTCTTGAAGACCCCGACCGCCCAAGAAACTATTCAGATCAGCAATATCTAAAGTCGGCAGAAGAAATGATAGAGCTATTCTCCGATATTCCAGAAGCCATCGAGAATACCCTTGAGATTGCCAAGCGTTGTTCTGTTGAACTCAAATTGGGTACCTATTATTTGCCGAAGTTTCCAACCGGTGAAATGGATGAAGCAGAATATTTGTGTAAAGTGAGTCGAGAGGGTTTAGAAGAGCGTCTACAAGTCTTACTGGATCCGAGTGCCGATGATTTCTCTGAACAACGAAAGCCCTATGATGAGCGTCTCGAAATTGAATTGAACGTGATCAATCAAATGGGTTTTCCTGGATACTTCTTAATCGTTGCTGACTTTATTCAGTGGGCGAAAGATAATGATGTACCCGTTGGACCTGGTCGAGGTTCGGGTGCTGGTTCGCTGGTTGCCTATGCACTTAAAATCACCGATTTAGATCCGCTCGCTTACGATCTTCTTTTTGAACGATTCCTAAACCCAGAGCGGGTTTCTATGCCTGACTTTGACGTCGACTTTTGCATGGATGGGCGCGATCGAGTCATTGACTACGTTGCCGAAACATATGGTCGCGACGCGGTCTCGCAAATCATCACCTTTGGCACGATGGCGGCTAAGGCGGTGGTGAGGGACGTCGCGCGAGTTTTGGGTAAACCTTATGGGCTGGCCGATCGCTTGTCTAAATTAATTCCACCGACACCGGGTATGACCCTTGCGAAAGCGTTGGTAGAATCGCCCGAACTGGTTGACGCGATTGAGCAAGACGAAGAAGCGCAAGAAATCTGGGAGATGGCGAAATCTCTTGAAGGTGTTGTTCGACAAGCAGGTAAGCATGCTGGAGGCGTGGTTATTTCGCCAACCACATTAACGGATTTTACCGCCATATATTGCGACGAGGATTACAGTGGTCTCGTTGCGCAGTTTGATAAAGATGACGTAGAAAAAGCGGGCTTGGTAAAGTTTGACTTCTTAGGTCTGAAAACCCTAACCATCGTTGACTGGGCGATGGTGATTGTCAATCGACTGCGAGCAGGTGAAGGTAAAGAGCCGCTCGATATTAATCACATTCCGCTCGATGACAAAGCGACATTTGATTTACTAAAAGCATCAGATACGACAGCGGTTTTTCAGCTGGAATCGCAAGGTATGAAAAACCTGATCGATCGCCTTCAACCCAGTAACTTCGAAGATATCATCGCGTTGGTGGCACTGTTTCGTCCAGGGCCTTTGCAGTCTGGAATGGTTGATGACTTTATTAATCGAAAACACGGCCGAGCTGAAGTTTCTTACCCACACCCTGATTATCAACACGAATCATTGCAGCCTATCTTAGAGCCGACCTATGGCGTTATTGTTTATCAAGAACAAGTTATGCAGATTGCCCAGGTGTTGGCCGGGTATAGTTTAGGTGGCGCTGATCTATTACGTCGAGCCATGGGGAAAAAGAAGCCAGAAGAAATGGCAAAGCAGCGAACCTTTTTTGCTGATGGTGCTGAGAAACTTGGAATCGACCCAGACTTGGCGATGAACATTTTTGATCTGGTTGAAAAATTTGCGGGCTATGGATTCAACAAATCACACTCGGCCGCCTATGCACTAGTGGCCTATCAAACAGCTTTTCTAAAAGCTCATTATCCTGCGGCGTTTATGGCTGCTGTCATGTCTGCCGATATGGACAATACGGACAAGGTGGTTACCTTTGTTGACGATTGTTTGCATCATGACATTAAAATTATGCCGCCCGATGTGAATCAAGGTGAATATAAGTTTACCGTGACGGATGAGAACACCATTATTTATGGAATTGGTGCGATCAAAGGGGTGGGTGAAGGTGCTATCGAAAGTTTTGTAAATGAACGAAAAGAAAATGGACCCTTTACTGACTTGTTTGATTTCTGTCGAAGGGTTGATTTGCGTAAAGTGAATCGACGAACGATAGAAAACTTAATCAAGGCGGGGGCGCTGGATCAACTCGGACCTAATCGAAGTGTGCTGATGGCTAGCTTAGACGAGGCGATCAAAGCAGCTGACCAGCAAAATAAAGCGGCGGCAATTGGTCAAGATGATCTATTCGGAGAGGCCTTTATTGCCGATGCGACAACCGGGGAACTTAACTGGGCAAAGGTTCGGCCATGGCCTGAAGATCTCGTGCTGCAAGGTGAAAAGGAAACATTGGGGCTGTACTTAACCGGACATCCGATTGAAAGGTATTTGCCCGAGTTAAAAAGCTTTGTCCCCAATCGAATAAACCAATTGCAACCCACTCGACGAGGGGAAAATGTTAAAGCCTCGGGACTGATCATTGATGTCATGGTGAGGACCAATAAGAAAGGTGATCGCTTCGCAATTGTGACCATCGATGACAAGTCAGGTCGAATTACTTTATTTGTCGGTGCTAATATTTATGAGCAGTACAAAGAGGTGATTAAAAACGATAACATCATCATTGCAGAAGGTGATGTAAAGTTCGATGATTTCAGTGGCGGCCTTAGAATTAATACCGTGTCTTTACTCGACTTTGTTTCTGCTCGAGAACAGTACGCAAAAAGTTTAACGGTTGAATTAAAAGATGAGTCGGTGGCGTCGAGCATTGCCGATCAATTAATGCGGTATATTAAACCGTGTTTAAATGGCAATACACCGTTGCGTTTTAAATACCATTTCAATGGACATACAGCGCATATAAATTTAGGAGACGACTGGCGTATTCAACCGACTGATGATCTGATCTATCAACTCGAAGGCATCGAGGGTTGTGAAAAGGTTTCGTTAGACTACTGA
- a CDS encoding efflux RND transporter periplasmic adaptor subunit, with amino-acid sequence MRSQFKLVTFAVALSLFGLVACEQQSANENAENVEKKLEEKEKESPAIPVEVAHVFQGDINATYSNTTSLEAEEEAVVVAKSSEIITEILVEEGDLVTKGQVLARLNTEKLRLELAQSEANLKRLQAELERNKRIYEKKMVSSDVYERLKFDYEAQQAAFELAKLQLQYGTITAPIAGVISERMIKVGNMVKLNDPMFRISDFDPLLAVIHVPETELSKIKSNQPAQIKVDANQQQVFNGRVLRISPIVDSTSGTFKVTVEVTDPNATLRAGMFGRVNVVYANHKDTLLVDKSALLAEEDSPTVFKIVDGKAKKQAIKTGFQNGPLVEVLSGLSIGDQVVIAGQNSLKNASKVSVINEGNTATEVAKLSEK; translated from the coding sequence ATGAGATCACAGTTTAAGCTTGTAACTTTTGCAGTAGCGCTATCTTTGTTTGGTTTAGTTGCTTGTGAGCAACAATCGGCTAATGAAAATGCAGAGAATGTTGAGAAGAAGCTAGAAGAGAAAGAAAAGGAATCGCCAGCAATACCTGTGGAAGTTGCACATGTGTTTCAAGGTGATATCAACGCGACCTACTCTAATACAACCTCTTTAGAAGCGGAAGAAGAAGCCGTCGTTGTGGCTAAGTCAAGTGAGATCATTACCGAGATTTTAGTTGAAGAGGGAGACTTGGTAACCAAAGGCCAAGTGTTGGCTCGGTTAAACACAGAAAAGTTAAGATTAGAACTTGCTCAATCAGAAGCGAATTTAAAACGTTTGCAAGCAGAACTAGAAAGAAACAAGCGGATTTATGAGAAGAAAATGGTTAGCTCAGACGTATACGAGCGTCTTAAATTCGATTACGAAGCACAACAAGCCGCATTTGAGTTGGCAAAACTGCAATTGCAGTACGGTACGATTACTGCTCCCATTGCCGGTGTAATTTCGGAGCGAATGATCAAAGTAGGAAACATGGTTAAATTAAACGATCCTATGTTCCGAATTTCTGACTTTGACCCATTACTTGCTGTCATCCATGTTCCAGAAACAGAGTTGTCAAAAATCAAATCGAATCAACCGGCTCAAATTAAAGTGGATGCTAATCAGCAGCAAGTTTTTAACGGTCGCGTTTTACGAATTTCTCCAATTGTTGATTCGACCAGTGGCACCTTTAAGGTAACCGTTGAAGTGACCGATCCTAACGCAACTTTACGTGCCGGAATGTTTGGTCGGGTTAATGTTGTATACGCCAATCACAAGGATACCTTGTTAGTTGATAAGTCAGCATTATTGGCGGAGGAAGACTCGCCAACGGTGTTTAAAATCGTTGATGGAAAAGCCAAAAAACAAGCGATTAAAACAGGTTTTCAAAACGGTCCTCTGGTGGAAGTATTGTCCGGTCTTTCGATCGGAGATCAGGTCGTTATAGCAGGCCAAAATAGTCTGAAAAATGCCAGCAAAGTGTCTGTGATAAACGAAGGAAACACAGCGACAGAAGTTGCTAAATTAAGTGAAAAGTAA
- a CDS encoding M17 family metallopeptidase yields MSFPLPVVLSSWDEVSDCDALILVSNQPHCQGNAAINSDIEAAQNVDHRIGRETVLIYSNSAPGKRLVLAPTGNLLKDVDDVRNFGDAAKQGLAMAVEAGATKPLIVVEGLPSHSNFQNALAVSYLSACQGLWKPLEAREVMGEEKLEPVTHIFLLDADGKTNAEFLTALESGRRLARDLCGTEPERMAPPKFADYCEQAFAGSSVQVSVESDRKTLETEYPLLAAVARASQSVERHQPRVIHLTYQGEGPIERTLMLVGKAVTYDTGGADLKVGGHMAGMSRDKGGAAAVAGFMKAIAELKPKGLKVIAKIGAVRNSIGADCFVADEIITAHSGKRVRIGNTDAEGRLVMCDLLSHCRAQATSEVNPSLFTIATLTGHAALTAGPYTIYVENGPARQQGLAQQLQASGEAWGDCGEISRPRREDWKIIRPRSEADDVLSSNNGPSVSIARGHQFPMAFLSLASGLDEHGQFAEKPVPYCHIDIAGSGVESGDWQHDKPTAAPVVALASSFLL; encoded by the coding sequence ATGAGTTTCCCACTTCCGGTTGTTTTATCATCTTGGGACGAGGTGTCAGATTGCGATGCACTGATCTTAGTATCCAATCAACCCCATTGCCAAGGAAATGCAGCGATCAATTCAGACATCGAAGCCGCACAAAATGTTGATCATCGTATAGGACGCGAAACGGTGCTCATATACAGCAACTCGGCTCCCGGTAAACGCCTGGTCTTAGCCCCAACGGGTAATTTACTGAAAGATGTTGACGATGTAAGAAACTTTGGCGACGCTGCAAAACAAGGATTAGCTATGGCGGTTGAAGCGGGTGCTACAAAACCATTGATTGTCGTTGAAGGTTTGCCTAGTCACTCTAACTTCCAGAACGCACTTGCGGTGAGCTATCTTTCGGCTTGCCAAGGCTTATGGAAGCCTCTCGAAGCCCGAGAAGTCATGGGCGAAGAGAAGCTAGAGCCCGTCACTCATATATTTTTGTTAGACGCTGATGGAAAGACCAATGCCGAGTTTCTAACGGCTCTGGAAAGTGGCCGACGATTAGCCAGAGATCTGTGCGGAACTGAGCCTGAGCGAATGGCACCGCCAAAATTCGCAGACTATTGCGAGCAAGCGTTTGCAGGCAGTAGCGTTCAAGTAAGTGTTGAAAGCGATCGTAAAACCCTAGAGACAGAGTACCCATTGCTCGCAGCAGTTGCTAGAGCTTCACAATCGGTAGAACGTCACCAACCCCGTGTTATTCACCTGACTTATCAAGGTGAAGGGCCGATTGAGCGAACCTTAATGCTCGTCGGAAAAGCCGTGACCTACGACACTGGCGGCGCCGACTTAAAAGTTGGTGGGCATATGGCAGGAATGAGTCGGGACAAGGGAGGCGCTGCAGCAGTAGCCGGATTTATGAAAGCTATCGCTGAATTAAAACCCAAGGGATTAAAAGTAATTGCAAAAATTGGTGCCGTTCGCAATAGCATTGGTGCTGACTGTTTTGTTGCTGATGAAATTATTACTGCTCATTCAGGTAAACGCGTGCGTATTGGTAATACCGATGCCGAAGGCCGTTTAGTCATGTGCGATTTATTATCTCATTGTCGTGCCCAAGCAACATCAGAAGTAAACCCGTCGCTATTTACCATCGCCACCTTGACGGGTCATGCTGCTTTGACCGCGGGTCCTTATACGATTTATGTTGAAAATGGCCCAGCGCGACAGCAAGGCTTGGCTCAACAACTGCAAGCGTCAGGAGAAGCTTGGGGAGACTGCGGTGAAATCAGTCGGCCAAGAAGAGAAGACTGGAAAATCATTCGCCCGCGTAGCGAAGCGGATGACGTATTGTCGAGTAATAATGGACCTTCGGTGTCTATCGCTCGAGGACATCAATTTCCGATGGCTTTTTTAAGTCTTGCATCTGGATTAGATGAGCATGGTCAATTCGCCGAGAAGCCAGTGCCCTATTGTCATATTGATATTGCCGGAAGTGGTGTTGAGAGCGGCGATTGGCAACATGATAAACCGACCGCAGCACCCGTCGTCGCTCTTGCGAGCAGCTTTTTACTGTAG